From a single Longimicrobiaceae bacterium genomic region:
- a CDS encoding SDR family oxidoreductase — MEDGMRMDGKVCVVTGANAGIGRATALALARMGARVGMVCRSRERGEAAREEVARESGGAVDLFLADLSAQAEVRRVAGEIRERYDRLHVLVNNAAVYTKRRTLSPDGIELQLAVNHLAPFLLTTLLLDLLVRSAPARVVTVSSGAHRNGRIVWDDLQGERRYRGLRAYANTKLANLLFTRELARRLEDTGVTANAMHPGVVGTSLLFGGWAPLRLLKPFLRTPEQGARTVVHLASSPGVEGVSGRYFQDEREVQPAPAALDDEAARRLWRSSAELTGTAAPP; from the coding sequence ATGGAGGACGGGATGCGGATGGACGGGAAGGTGTGCGTGGTGACCGGGGCCAACGCGGGGATCGGCAGGGCCACGGCGCTGGCGCTGGCGCGGATGGGTGCGCGGGTGGGGATGGTGTGCCGCAGCCGCGAGCGCGGCGAAGCGGCGCGGGAGGAGGTCGCGCGCGAGAGCGGGGGCGCCGTCGACCTGTTCCTGGCCGACCTCTCCGCGCAGGCGGAGGTGCGCCGCGTCGCGGGCGAGATCCGCGAGCGCTACGACCGGCTGCACGTGCTGGTGAACAACGCGGCGGTCTACACGAAGCGGCGGACGCTCTCGCCGGACGGGATCGAGCTGCAGCTCGCCGTGAACCACCTCGCCCCCTTCCTCCTGACCACCCTGCTGCTGGACCTGCTGGTGCGGAGCGCGCCGGCGCGCGTGGTGACGGTGAGCTCCGGGGCACACCGGAACGGCCGCATCGTGTGGGACGACCTGCAGGGGGAGCGGCGGTACCGGGGGCTGCGCGCCTACGCGAACACCAAGCTGGCGAACCTGCTCTTCACGCGGGAGCTGGCGCGGCGGCTGGAGGATACGGGGGTCACCGCCAACGCGATGCACCCGGGCGTGGTGGGGACCTCGCTCCTCTTCGGCGGGTGGGCCCCGCTGCGCCTCCTGAAGCCCTTCCTCCGCACGCCCGAGCAGGGCGCGCGCACCGTGGTCCACCTGGCGTCGTCGCCCGGGGTGGAGGGGGTGAGCGGGAGGTACTTCCAGGACGAGCGGGAGGTCCAGCCCGCCCCGGCGGCCCTGGACGACGAGGCCGCCCGGCGGCTGTGGCGCTCGAGCGCGGAGCTGACCGGGACGGCGGCGCCGCCCTGA